A portion of the Cryptomeria japonica chromosome 5, Sugi_1.0, whole genome shotgun sequence genome contains these proteins:
- the LOC131875898 gene encoding receptor-like protein 7: MDGQIPSWISTQFSLGSLTLADNGLVGEIPTWLWAMAASSFYELNISQNHLHWSLFPNGPNSRIAILDVSSNALSGNIPSEWPSLLIPVPGYPFRLRLNDNLFTGNIPPSFCNSYPWIQLRLENNMLDGTIPWFLVEDGSTVYDLNLVGNNLEGRMPEGLIFSTIIEYLVLRNNQLSGNFPPSFTNDAILQYLDIGHNKFTGHLPKSIGNFLSLQVLVMNDNQFSGNILSELGDLKQLQILDLSSNNLSGSIPHNIVFLRAMAAAIEDGYVLQSSVQYDEGINRLSSSLGGLNMASKGTELYYTYILSTLTSIDLSNNQLNGDVPLDLGKLKGLRFLNLSMNSLNGIIPRSLGDMSQLESLDLSSNKLSGNNPSELQSLSYLAYLNLSNNNLSGNIPQRGQMITFENTSYAGNPSLQGCPLPKNCNWPKFAPPHPVSEAVSKDEEESQQIPWYEIGLGWSYGAGFLSIVVLLLLVRESWRKKYFKGVDDILKFMFPFVRNRTL; the protein is encoded by the coding sequence ATGGACGGTCAGATTCCATCATGGATTTCAACTCAGTTCTCGTTGGGTTCCTTGACACTAGCTGACAACGGTCTTGTTGGAGAAATTCCCACTTGGCTATGGGCCATGGCTGCTTCATCCTTTTATGAACTAAATATCTCACAGAACCATCTGCATTGGTCCCTTTTCCCAAATGGTCCGAATTCTAGGATAGCAATCTTGGATGTCTCTAGCAATGCATTAAGTGGAAATATACCTTCCGAGTGGCCAAGTCTATTAATACCAGTTCCGGGGTATCCTTTTCGGTTGAGGCTCAATGATAATTTGTTTACCGGCAACATTCCTCCAAGCTTCTGCAATTCGTATCCATGGATACAGTTACGTCTTGAAAACAACATGTTGGATGGTACGATTCCTTGGTTTTTAGTTGAAGATGGATCAACCGTGTATGACTTAAATTTAGTAGGTAATAATCTGGAGGGAAGGATGCCCGAAGGACTAATCTTCTCGACTATCATTGAGTACTTGGTACTTAGAAATAATCAGCTCAGCGGAAACTTCCCTCCCTCATTTACCAATGATGCAATTTTACAATATCTTGATATTGGGCACAACAAATTCACAGGACATCTTCCAAAGTCAATTGGGAATTTTTTATCTCTTCAAGTGCTGGTAATGAACGACAATCAGTTCAGCGGTAACATTCTTTCAGAACTTGGGGACCTGAAGCAGCTCCAGATCCTAGACCTTTCGTCCAACAACTTGTCAGGCTCTATTCCACACAATATTGTATTTTTACGCGCAATGGCTGCAGCAATAGAGGATGGCTATGTTTTGCAGAGTAGTGTGCAATATGATGAGGGTATTAATAGGCTGAGCTCCTCTCTTGGTGGACTGAATATGGCCTCCAAAGGTACAGAACTATACTACACATATATTCTTTCCACACTCACTAGCATAGATCTCTCCAACAATCAATTGAATGGAGAtgttcctcttgatcttggaaagtTGAAGGGGTTGAGGTTTCTGAATCTATCCATGAACAGTCTTAATGGAATTATTCCACGTAGCTTGGGGGATATGAGTCAACTTGAATCGTTGGACCTTTCTTCAAACAAGCTTTCAGGAAATAATCCTTCAGAGCTTCAATCTTTGAGCTATTTGGCATATTTGAATTTATCCAACAACAACCTCTCAGGTAATATACCGCAAAGAGGACAAATGATCACATTTGAAAATACATCATATGCTGGAAATCCAAGTTTGCAGGGATGCCCACTTCCAAAGAATTGCAATTGGCCCAAATTTGCTCCTCCTCATCCTGTGAGTGAAGCTGTAAGTAAAGATGAAGAGGAGAGCCAGCAAATACCTTGGTATGAAATCGGACTAGGATGGTCATATGGAGCAGGATTTTTGAGTATAGTAGTGTTGTTGCTTTTAGTCAGAGAGAGCTGGAGAAAGAAATACTTCAAGGGGGTTGATGACATTTTGAAGTTTATGTTTCCTTTCGTGCGTAATAGGACATTATGA